A genomic region of Micromonospora sp. NBRC 110009 contains the following coding sequences:
- a CDS encoding HNH endonuclease family protein has product MRRRSGARAGLTAALAAALALGAAGCVPVVDEPETPPSAAADVDQQLGELTVAAAGSMKGYSRTRFPHWRDTGKNCDVRDSVLQRDGESIKLSGCNVVGGRWESPYDGSVLTDPADVDIDHVVPLANAWRSGADEWDDSKRGDFANDLTRPQLLAVSLRSNRAKGDQDPSRWKPANKSYWCQYAADWVTVKHYWRLTVTSAEKAALTDMLEGCTWANKP; this is encoded by the coding sequence GTGCGTAGGAGATCAGGAGCCCGTGCCGGGTTGACGGCCGCGCTCGCCGCGGCGCTCGCCCTCGGCGCGGCCGGTTGCGTCCCGGTGGTCGACGAGCCGGAGACGCCACCGAGCGCCGCCGCTGACGTCGACCAGCAGCTCGGTGAGCTGACCGTCGCCGCCGCCGGGTCGATGAAGGGCTACAGCCGCACCCGCTTCCCCCACTGGCGGGACACCGGGAAGAACTGCGACGTGCGGGACAGCGTGCTGCAACGGGACGGGGAGAGCATCAAGCTCTCCGGCTGCAACGTGGTGGGCGGCCGCTGGGAGAGCCCGTACGACGGGTCCGTGCTGACCGATCCCGCCGACGTGGACATCGACCACGTGGTGCCGCTGGCCAACGCCTGGCGCTCGGGTGCCGACGAGTGGGACGACTCGAAGCGCGGGGACTTCGCCAACGACCTGACCCGGCCACAGCTCCTCGCGGTTTCCCTGCGCTCCAACCGGGCAAAGGGTGACCAGGATCCGTCCCGGTGGAAGCCGGCGAACAAGTCGTACTGGTGCCAGTACGCGGCCGACTGGGTGACGGTGAAGCACTACTGGCGGCTGACGGTGACCAGCGCCGAGAAGGCCGCCCTCACCGACATGTTGGAGGGTTGCACATGGGCGAACAAGCCGTGA
- a CDS encoding MFS transporter, translating into MTTSAPALRTGTAAGRGTLLAAILASGMVFLDSTVVNVALPRLGAELGANVADLQWTINGYLLMLAAFVLLGGALGDRFGRRRIFLLGVAWFAAASVLCGLSQGTGWLIAARFLQGAGGALLTPGSLSVLQASFHPDDRGKAIGTWSGLSGVSTALGPLLGGWLIDALSWRWIFFINLPLAVAVVLAALRWVPESRDVNASRAGAGRRFDVAGTLLGALGLGGVTYALIDAPARGLRSPTVLAAVLVGVLAAAVFVLVERRRGDSAMLPTGLFTSRLFSVLNVFTVVVYAALGGFTFFLAVYLQNVVGWSALLTGLATVPMTLLLLVGSARAGALAARIGPRLPLTVGPVVAAAGLLLLRRVGPGASYWVDVLPGVVLFGAGLTLVVAPLTASVLAAVADRFAGVASGFNNAASRAGGLLAVAALPLLVGLSGTGYAQKAALTGAFRGAMLWCAVLLLAGAALAGLLIHRPERKAPGAQPCPSLPASTPPDQQGRAPS; encoded by the coding sequence ATGACCACATCCGCACCCGCGCTCCGCACCGGCACCGCCGCCGGCCGGGGCACCCTGCTCGCCGCGATCCTCGCCTCCGGCATGGTCTTCCTGGACAGCACGGTGGTCAACGTGGCGCTGCCCCGGCTCGGCGCGGAACTCGGCGCGAACGTGGCGGATCTCCAGTGGACCATCAACGGCTACCTGCTCATGCTGGCCGCGTTCGTGCTCCTGGGGGGCGCGCTCGGCGACCGGTTCGGCCGGCGCCGGATCTTCCTGCTCGGGGTCGCCTGGTTCGCCGCGGCGTCCGTGCTCTGCGGCCTGTCCCAGGGGACGGGCTGGCTGATCGCGGCGCGCTTCCTCCAGGGCGCCGGCGGGGCACTGCTCACCCCCGGCTCGCTCTCCGTGCTCCAGGCCAGCTTCCATCCGGACGACCGGGGGAAGGCGATCGGGACCTGGTCCGGGCTCTCCGGGGTCTCCACCGCGCTCGGCCCGCTGCTCGGCGGCTGGCTGATCGACGCCCTCTCCTGGCGATGGATCTTCTTCATCAACCTGCCGCTCGCGGTGGCGGTGGTGCTGGCGGCGCTGCGCTGGGTGCCGGAGAGCCGGGACGTGAACGCCTCCCGTGCCGGCGCGGGGCGGCGGTTCGACGTCGCCGGGACGCTGCTCGGCGCGCTGGGCCTCGGCGGCGTCACGTACGCGTTGATCGACGCCCCGGCGCGCGGGCTCCGCTCCCCGACGGTGCTCGCGGCGGTGCTGGTCGGGGTGCTCGCCGCAGCGGTCTTCGTGCTGGTCGAGCGGCGGCGCGGGGACAGCGCCATGCTGCCCACCGGGCTCTTCACCAGCCGGCTCTTCTCGGTGCTGAACGTCTTCACCGTCGTGGTGTACGCCGCCCTCGGCGGGTTCACCTTCTTCCTCGCCGTCTACCTGCAGAACGTGGTGGGCTGGTCGGCGCTGCTCACCGGCCTGGCCACCGTGCCGATGACGCTGCTCCTGCTGGTCGGCTCGGCCCGGGCCGGGGCGCTGGCGGCCCGGATCGGCCCCCGGCTGCCGCTCACCGTCGGCCCGGTGGTCGCCGCGGCCGGGCTGCTCCTGCTGCGCCGGGTCGGGCCGGGCGCGTCGTACTGGGTGGACGTGCTGCCCGGGGTGGTGCTGTTCGGGGCCGGCCTGACCCTGGTGGTGGCGCCACTGACCGCCTCGGTGCTGGCGGCGGTGGCGGACCGGTTCGCCGGAGTGGCCAGCGGCTTCAACAACGCCGCCTCCCGGGCCGGGGGCCTGCTGGCGGTGGCCGCCCTGCCGCTGCTGGTCGGCCTCTCCGGCACCGGCTACGCGCAGAAGGCCGCGCTGACCGGCGCGTTCCGCGGGGCGATGCTCTGGTGCGCCGTGCTGCTGCTGGCCGGGGCCGCGCTGGCCGGGCTGCTGATCCACCGCCCGGAGCGGAAGGCGCCCGGGGCTCAACCCTGCCCGTCGCTGCCCGCCTCGACCCCGCCCGATCAGCAAGGAAGGGCCCCTTCTTAA
- a CDS encoding IS30 family transposase → MVGVNRRTGHRWRYGRASRAGREAQPPARPGPSSGRFLSVDDRILIADLRREGRSLRSIAAELGRDPSTISRELRRNAHPETGDYRPHAAQARAEARRPRPKTGKLAANPQLRHAVQDGLDRRWSPEQIVRRLRRDFPDRPGMHVTHETIYQALYVQGRGELRRELTRALRTGRAVRRPHRQPGQRQPRFTTPMVMISERPADVADRAVPGHWEGDLIIGKDNTSAIGTLVERATRYVLLVHLGRGRTAEHVRDALLTTIATLPAHLKRSLTWDQGAEMALHHQFSTAADMPVYFCDPHSPWQRGSNENTNGLLRQYFPKGTDLAAHHPEHLAAVAAELNGRPRKTLGWDTPAERLAKLLAVTD, encoded by the coding sequence ATGGTCGGGGTTAACCGGCGTACTGGCCACCGCTGGCGGTATGGACGAGCAAGCCGGGCCGGGCGGGAGGCGCAGCCTCCTGCCCGGCCCGGGCCTTCCTCTGGTCGGTTCCTATCGGTGGATGACCGGATTCTGATTGCCGACCTGCGGCGTGAGGGCAGGTCACTGCGGTCGATCGCCGCCGAGTTGGGACGGGATCCCTCCACGATCAGCCGGGAACTGCGCCGCAACGCCCACCCGGAGACCGGTGACTACCGTCCCCATGCGGCGCAGGCGCGGGCCGAGGCGCGGCGCCCGCGGCCGAAGACCGGCAAGCTCGCCGCGAACCCGCAGCTGCGCCACGCCGTCCAGGACGGCCTGGACCGCAGGTGGAGCCCGGAACAAATCGTGCGACGGTTACGGCGAGACTTCCCCGACCGGCCAGGGATGCACGTGACCCACGAGACGATCTACCAGGCGCTCTACGTCCAAGGACGCGGTGAGCTACGCCGCGAGCTGACCCGGGCGTTGCGCACCGGCCGGGCGGTGCGCCGCCCGCACCGCCAGCCCGGACAACGCCAGCCCCGCTTCACCACCCCCATGGTGATGATCAGCGAACGGCCCGCCGACGTGGCCGACCGGGCCGTGCCCGGCCACTGGGAAGGCGACCTCATCATCGGCAAGGACAACACCTCCGCCATCGGCACCCTCGTCGAACGCGCCACCCGATACGTCCTGCTGGTACATCTGGGCCGCGGACGCACCGCCGAGCACGTCCGCGACGCGCTGCTGACCACCATCGCCACCCTGCCCGCCCACCTCAAACGATCCCTGACTTGGGACCAAGGCGCCGAGATGGCCCTGCACCACCAGTTCAGCACCGCCGCTGACATGCCCGTCTACTTCTGCGACCCGCACTCACCCTGGCAACGCGGATCGAACGAAAACACCAACGGCCTCCTGCGCCAGTACTTCCCCAAGGGCACCGACCTGGCCGCCCACCACCCCGAGCACCTCGCCGCAGTAGCCGCCGAACTCAACGGCCGGCCACGCAAAACGCTCGGCTGGGACACCCCAGCCGAGCGTCTCGCTAAGCTCCTAGCCGTCACCGACTAA
- a CDS encoding DUF1737 domain-containing protein: MSDHDDRLRYRLLTGPDDAEFCRRVSAALAEGYRLHGSPAVTFDGQRVIVAQAVVLDDGSPRVLPV, encoded by the coding sequence ATGAGCGACCACGACGACCGGCTGCGGTACCGCCTGCTCACCGGGCCCGACGATGCCGAGTTCTGCCGCCGGGTCAGCGCGGCGCTGGCCGAGGGCTACCGGCTGCACGGCTCGCCGGCGGTGACGTTCGACGGTCAGCGGGTGATCGTCGCCCAGGCGGTCGTCCTGGACGACGGATCGCCGCGGGTCCTGCCCGTCTGA
- the leuA gene encoding 2-isopropylmalate synthase, which produces MAQFATDAETDPIARQRPSRMPFHRYLPYDQQFRFDLPDRAWPTRRVDAAPRWCAVDLRDGNQALIDPMSPERKRRMFQLLVQMGYKEIEVGFPSASQTDYDFIRQLIEQDLIPEDVTIQVLTQCREHLIDRTFESLRGARRAIVHFYNSTSTLQRRVVFGLDRDGITDIATQGARLCQKYAEIHTPDTDIHYEYSPESYTGTELEYALEVCTKVIEVVDPTPDRKLIVNLPATVEMAMPNVYADSIEWMHRHLPRRDSLVLSLHPHNDRGTGVAAAELGLLAGADRIEGCLFGNGERTGNVDLVTLGLNLFSQGIDPMIDFSNIDEIKRAVEYCNQLPVHERHPYAGDLVYTAFSGSHQDAINKGFDALHADAAAAGVPVDEFTWAVPYLPIDPKDLGRTYEAVIRVNSQSGKGGVAYIMKTEHQFDLPRRLQIEFSGVVQEVTDHDGGEVEPGTMWEIFARNYLVDHQVDPAVGLAGYTIGTADGKVEIEARVGFEGEVRPLTAVGNGPIDAYVNALQSLGVAVRVLDYHEHALSSGGDAQAAAYVECEVDGRTVWGVGVDANIVTASIKAVTSAVNRARS; this is translated from the coding sequence ATGGCTCAATTTGCCACCGACGCTGAGACCGATCCGATCGCCCGGCAGCGCCCCAGCCGGATGCCGTTCCACCGTTACCTGCCGTACGACCAGCAGTTCCGGTTCGACCTGCCGGACCGCGCCTGGCCGACCCGCCGGGTCGACGCCGCCCCCCGCTGGTGCGCGGTGGACCTGCGCGACGGCAACCAGGCGCTGATCGACCCGATGTCCCCGGAGCGCAAGCGCCGGATGTTCCAGCTGCTCGTCCAGATGGGCTACAAGGAGATCGAGGTCGGCTTCCCCTCGGCCAGCCAGACCGACTACGACTTCATCCGCCAGCTGATCGAGCAGGACCTGATCCCGGAGGACGTCACCATCCAGGTGCTCACCCAGTGCCGGGAGCACCTGATCGACCGGACCTTCGAGTCGCTGCGCGGCGCCCGCCGGGCCATCGTGCACTTCTACAACTCCACCTCGACCCTGCAGCGGCGGGTGGTCTTCGGCCTGGACCGGGACGGCATCACCGACATCGCCACCCAGGGCGCCCGGCTCTGCCAGAAATACGCGGAGATCCACACCCCGGACACCGACATCCACTACGAGTACTCGCCGGAGTCGTACACCGGCACCGAGCTGGAGTACGCGCTCGAGGTCTGCACCAAGGTCATCGAGGTGGTCGACCCGACGCCGGACCGGAAGCTGATCGTCAACCTGCCGGCCACCGTCGAGATGGCCATGCCGAACGTCTACGCCGACTCGATCGAGTGGATGCACCGGCACCTGCCCCGGCGGGACAGCCTGGTGCTGAGCCTGCACCCGCACAACGACCGGGGCACCGGCGTGGCCGCCGCCGAGCTGGGCCTGCTGGCCGGTGCCGACCGGATCGAGGGCTGCCTGTTCGGCAACGGCGAGCGGACCGGCAACGTCGACCTGGTCACCCTGGGGCTGAACCTCTTCTCCCAGGGCATCGACCCGATGATCGACTTCTCGAACATCGACGAGATCAAGCGGGCCGTCGAATACTGCAACCAGCTCCCGGTGCACGAACGGCACCCGTACGCCGGCGACCTGGTCTACACCGCCTTCTCCGGCTCCCACCAGGACGCCATCAACAAGGGCTTCGACGCCCTGCACGCCGACGCCGCGGCGGCCGGGGTGCCGGTGGACGAGTTCACCTGGGCGGTGCCCTATCTGCCGATCGACCCGAAGGACCTGGGCCGCACCTACGAGGCGGTCATCCGGGTCAACTCGCAGTCCGGGAAGGGAGGCGTCGCGTACATCATGAAGACCGAGCACCAGTTCGACCTGCCGCGCCGCCTCCAGATCGAGTTCTCCGGCGTGGTCCAGGAGGTCACCGACCACGACGGCGGCGAGGTCGAGCCGGGCACCATGTGGGAAATCTTCGCCCGCAACTATCTGGTCGACCACCAGGTCGACCCGGCGGTCGGCCTGGCCGGCTACACCATCGGCACTGCGGACGGCAAGGTCGAGATCGAGGCCCGGGTCGGCTTCGAGGGCGAGGTCCGCCCGCTCACCGCGGTCGGCAACGGCCCGATCGACGCGTACGTCAACGCGCTGCAGTCCCTGGGCGTGGCGGTACGGGTGCTCGACTACCACGAGCACGCGCTCTCCTCCGGTGGGGACGCGCAGGCCGCCGCGTACGTGGAGTGCGAGGTGGACGGCCGGACGGTGTGGGGCGTCGGGGTCGACGCGAACATCGTGACCGCCTCCATCAAGGCGGTCACCAGCGCCGTCAACCGCGCCCGCAGCTGA
- a CDS encoding MFS transporter → MGARENIRNAVRHVVPPAGLTRALAVQAMVYAVGNGLFQAGSAVFFTRALGLSAAQVGLGLSIAAGVSLLGTVPLGGLTDRYGPQRIWVLGLVLDAALFATYPFVGGFAGFLAVVVALATVDAASGVARQVYSINALPPAERVTAMAYQRSLLNVGFGLGAVISGLVLAVDTIGAYRAMVWFIAAVFLVTAVFVRRLPRLPEVARPAEPMSRFAVLRDRPFMSVSLLSGLLTAHQTLYLTVMPLWILTHTDAPKTLIAGLVLLNTVLIVLLQVRASRGVDTASGAARASRRGALLIALFCLVLPISGVTRGALTVVVLVAVATLLIVAELVESAGTWGLTATLPPAAQRGAYVGAFRLGTQLQYLIAPAGLTALGVTTGGWGWYPTAAIFALVGLALVPVVGWAGRTPRLGAAAAEPAVTSVP, encoded by the coding sequence ATGGGGGCCAGAGAGAACATCCGCAACGCCGTCCGGCACGTCGTACCACCGGCCGGGTTGACCCGCGCCCTGGCCGTGCAGGCCATGGTCTACGCCGTCGGCAACGGCCTCTTCCAGGCCGGCAGCGCGGTCTTCTTCACCCGGGCGCTGGGACTCAGCGCCGCCCAGGTGGGGCTGGGCCTGTCGATCGCCGCGGGGGTGTCGCTGCTGGGTACGGTTCCCCTGGGCGGGCTGACCGACCGGTACGGCCCGCAGCGGATCTGGGTGCTCGGGCTGGTGCTGGACGCGGCGCTCTTCGCGACGTACCCGTTCGTGGGCGGGTTCGCCGGTTTCCTCGCCGTGGTGGTCGCGCTGGCCACCGTGGACGCCGCGAGCGGCGTGGCCCGGCAGGTCTACTCGATCAACGCCCTCCCGCCGGCCGAGCGGGTCACGGCGATGGCCTACCAGCGCTCGTTGCTGAACGTCGGATTCGGGCTCGGCGCGGTGATCAGCGGCCTGGTGCTGGCGGTGGACACCATCGGGGCGTATCGGGCGATGGTGTGGTTCATCGCGGCGGTGTTCCTGGTGACGGCGGTCTTCGTGCGGCGGCTGCCCCGGTTGCCGGAGGTGGCCCGACCGGCGGAACCGATGAGCCGGTTCGCCGTGCTGCGGGACCGCCCGTTCATGTCGGTGTCGCTGCTCTCCGGGCTGCTCACCGCGCACCAGACGCTATACCTGACGGTGATGCCGCTCTGGATCCTCACCCACACCGACGCCCCGAAGACGCTGATCGCCGGGCTGGTGCTGCTCAACACGGTGCTGATCGTGCTGCTCCAGGTACGCGCCAGCCGGGGCGTCGACACCGCTTCGGGCGCGGCCCGGGCGTCCCGCCGGGGTGCCCTTCTGATCGCCCTGTTCTGCCTGGTCCTGCCGATCTCCGGGGTAACCCGGGGCGCGCTCACCGTGGTGGTGCTGGTGGCTGTCGCGACGCTGCTGATCGTGGCCGAGCTGGTCGAGTCGGCGGGCACCTGGGGGCTCACCGCCACCCTGCCGCCGGCCGCCCAGCGCGGCGCGTACGTGGGGGCGTTCCGGCTCGGCACGCAGCTCCAGTACCTGATCGCCCCGGCGGGGCTGACCGCGCTCGGGGTGACCACCGGCGGCTGGGGCTGGTACCCGACGGCGGCGATCTTCGCGCTGGTCGGGCTGGCGCTCGTACCCGTGGTGGGCTGGGCCGGGCGGACGCCGCGGCTCGGTGCGGCGGCCGCGGAGCCGGCGGTGACATCGGTCCCATAG
- a CDS encoding ArsR/SmtB family transcription factor: MSELRFTPADVAGVRFTVSPVWETVSSMWALDQPVRHAVHLPWIDRARATLRRPEVAVRVGPLVELTRPRSWLPDFLTPAAARPDVTLAEQLDQIAATPPDVVVRDLLATTPRRPLSPFGRALLADPAGLLPQLVDAVRVWHDEAIAPDWPRMRALLEADVAHRAGQLADGGAGRLFDQLHPSLRWLGDRVVSDDPFERDFDLGGRGLALNPGVFTDRRVLWNLLEDSAPAGTYPVRAVGTLWETTATPPGDALARVVGSGRAALLQLLDLAATTTDLARRTGMSGGNVSQHLSALHAAGLVQRSRQGRHVLYRNTEAATVLVRASRGG, encoded by the coding sequence GTGTCCGAGTTGCGGTTCACTCCGGCCGACGTCGCGGGCGTACGGTTCACGGTCTCGCCGGTGTGGGAGACGGTCTCCAGCATGTGGGCGCTGGATCAGCCGGTCCGGCACGCGGTGCACCTGCCCTGGATCGACCGGGCCCGGGCGACGCTGCGCCGCCCGGAGGTGGCCGTCCGGGTCGGGCCGCTGGTTGAGCTGACCCGCCCCCGCAGCTGGCTGCCCGACTTCCTGACCCCGGCGGCGGCCCGGCCGGACGTGACGCTGGCCGAGCAGCTCGACCAGATCGCCGCCACGCCGCCCGACGTGGTGGTCCGGGACCTGCTGGCGACCACCCCGAGGCGCCCGCTGAGCCCGTTCGGGCGGGCCCTGCTCGCCGACCCCGCCGGGCTGCTGCCGCAGCTCGTCGACGCGGTCCGGGTCTGGCACGACGAGGCGATCGCGCCGGACTGGCCGCGGATGCGCGCCCTGCTGGAGGCGGACGTCGCCCACCGGGCCGGCCAGCTCGCCGACGGCGGCGCCGGCCGGCTCTTCGACCAGCTCCACCCGAGCCTGCGCTGGCTCGGCGACCGGGTGGTCAGCGACGACCCGTTCGAGCGGGACTTCGACCTGGGCGGACGCGGGCTGGCGCTCAACCCGGGCGTCTTCACCGACCGGCGGGTGCTGTGGAACCTGCTGGAGGATTCGGCGCCGGCCGGGACGTACCCGGTCCGGGCGGTGGGCACGCTGTGGGAGACGACCGCGACGCCGCCCGGCGACGCGCTGGCCCGGGTGGTCGGGTCGGGCCGCGCGGCGCTGCTGCAGCTGCTGGACCTTGCCGCCACCACCACCGACCTGGCCCGGCGGACGGGGATGTCCGGCGGGAACGTCTCCCAGCACCTGTCCGCGCTGCACGCCGCCGGGCTGGTCCAGCGGTCCCGCCAGGGCCGGCACGTCCTCTACCGCAACACCGAGGCCGCCACGGTCCTCGTCCGCGCCAGCCGCGGCGGGTAG
- a CDS encoding nitroreductase family protein encodes MADLTPLLAFRWSPRAFDPEAELTGDEAASLLEAARWAPSAGNAQPWRFALGHRQDETWKRILVTLPEGDQGWARHASALVVGAHTGASGEQAGAERAAYDLGQAIAHLTVQATALGLHVHQLTRFDRAGLAAELELAAGIRPLVVAAVGRLGDPYALPAELRARETALRRRHPLPALLLR; translated from the coding sequence ATGGCCGACCTGACACCGCTGCTCGCCTTCCGCTGGAGTCCCCGGGCGTTCGACCCCGAGGCCGAGCTGACCGGGGACGAGGCGGCCTCGCTGCTGGAGGCCGCCCGCTGGGCCCCGTCGGCCGGGAACGCGCAGCCGTGGCGGTTCGCCCTCGGACACCGGCAGGACGAGACCTGGAAGCGGATCCTGGTCACCCTCCCCGAGGGCGACCAGGGCTGGGCCCGGCACGCCTCCGCGCTGGTGGTGGGTGCGCACACCGGCGCGTCCGGGGAGCAGGCCGGGGCCGAACGGGCCGCGTACGACCTCGGTCAGGCGATCGCCCACCTCACCGTGCAGGCCACCGCGCTCGGCCTGCACGTGCACCAGCTCACCCGCTTCGACCGGGCCGGCCTCGCCGCCGAACTCGAACTGGCGGCCGGGATCCGGCCGCTGGTGGTGGCCGCCGTCGGCCGCCTCGGCGACCCGTACGCCCTCCCCGCCGAACTGCGGGCCAGGGAGACCGCCCTCCGCCGCCGCCACCCCCTGCCCGCCCTCCTCCTCCGCTGA
- a CDS encoding aspartate kinase codes for MALVVQKYGGSSVANAERIKRVAERIVAARKAGDDVVVVVSAMGDTTDELLDLANQVSPLPPGRELDMLLTAGERISMALLAMAIHNLGYEARSFTGSQAGVITTSVHGKARIIDVTPGRLKGALDEGAVVIVAGFQGVSQDTKDVTTLGRGGSDTTAVALAAALDADVCEIYTDVDGIFSADPRIVPNARHIKQITYEEMLELAACGAKVLHLRSVEYARRAGLPIHVRSSYSTNTGTMVTGSMEDLPVEQALITGVAHDRSEAKITIVGVPDEPGAAAKIFETVAGAEINIDMIVQNVSTEGTGRTDISFTLPKTDGATGMAALSKIQEAVKFKGLLYDDHVGKVSLIGAGMRSHPGVAAGFFAALGAAGVNIEMISTSEIRVSVVCRDTDLDEAVRAIHEAFDLGGDTEAVVYAGTGR; via the coding sequence GTGGCACTCGTGGTGCAGAAGTACGGCGGGTCCTCCGTCGCCAACGCCGAGCGGATCAAGCGGGTGGCCGAGCGCATCGTGGCCGCCCGCAAGGCCGGCGACGACGTGGTCGTGGTGGTCTCCGCGATGGGCGACACCACCGACGAGCTGCTCGACCTGGCCAACCAGGTCAGCCCGCTGCCCCCCGGCCGGGAGCTGGACATGCTGCTCACCGCCGGGGAGCGGATCTCCATGGCGCTGCTCGCCATGGCCATCCACAACCTGGGGTACGAAGCCCGCTCGTTCACCGGTTCGCAGGCCGGCGTGATCACCACCTCGGTGCACGGCAAGGCGCGGATCATCGACGTCACCCCGGGCCGGCTCAAGGGCGCGCTGGACGAGGGCGCGGTGGTGATCGTCGCCGGCTTCCAGGGCGTGTCGCAGGACACCAAGGACGTCACCACGCTGGGCCGGGGCGGGTCGGACACCACCGCCGTGGCGCTCGCCGCCGCGCTCGACGCGGACGTCTGCGAGATCTACACCGATGTGGACGGCATCTTTTCCGCCGACCCGCGGATCGTGCCGAACGCCCGGCACATCAAGCAGATCACCTACGAGGAGATGCTGGAGCTGGCCGCCTGCGGCGCCAAGGTGCTGCACCTGCGCAGCGTCGAGTACGCCCGGCGCGCGGGGTTGCCGATCCACGTCCGTTCGTCATACTCGACCAACACCGGCACCATGGTCACCGGATCGATGGAGGACCTTCCCGTGGAACAGGCACTGATCACCGGGGTCGCCCACGACCGCAGCGAAGCGAAGATCACGATCGTCGGGGTGCCCGACGAGCCGGGTGCCGCCGCGAAGATCTTCGAGACCGTCGCCGGTGCCGAGATCAACATCGACATGATCGTGCAGAACGTGTCCACCGAGGGCACCGGGCGCACCGACATCTCGTTCACGCTGCCCAAGACCGACGGCGCGACCGGCATGGCCGCGCTCAGCAAGATCCAGGAGGCGGTCAAGTTCAAGGGGCTCCTCTACGACGACCACGTCGGCAAGGTCTCCCTGATCGGCGCGGGCATGCGCTCGCACCCGGGTGTCGCGGCCGGCTTCTTCGCCGCCCTCGGCGCGGCCGGGGTCAACATCGAGATGATCTCCACCTCGGAGATCCGGGTCTCGGTGGTCTGCCGGGACACCGACCTCGACGAGGCGGTGCGGGCCATCCACGAGGCCTTCGACCTGGGCGGCGACACCGAGGCCGTGGTCTACGCGGGCACCGGGCGGTAG
- a CDS encoding aspartate-semialdehyde dehydrogenase, producing the protein MSSSLPTLAVVGATGAVGTVMCQLLSSRRNVWGEIRLLASERSVGRKVQCRGEELTVQALTADAFDGVDVAMFDVPDEVSVAWAPVAVARGAVVVDNSGAYRMDRDVPLVVPEINPEQVRNRPKGIIANANCTTLAMIVAIAPLHREYGLRELVLASYQAASGAGQAGADALHAQLGKVAGDRVLGSRPGDVRQAVGDELGPFPAPLALNVVPWAGSLGDGGWSSEELKMRNESRKILGLPDLKVSATCVRVPVVTGHSVAVHAVFSAEVDAEGAREVLRNAPGVILVDDPAAGEFPMPIDAVGTDPSWVGRIRRAVDDPRALDLFVTGDNLRKGAALNTAQIAELLATDLTRP; encoded by the coding sequence ATGTCGTCGTCGCTGCCCACCCTCGCCGTGGTCGGGGCGACCGGCGCCGTCGGCACGGTGATGTGCCAGCTCCTCTCCTCCCGGCGCAACGTCTGGGGTGAGATCCGGCTGCTCGCCTCGGAGCGCTCGGTCGGGCGAAAGGTGCAGTGCCGGGGCGAGGAGTTGACCGTCCAGGCCCTCACCGCCGACGCGTTCGACGGGGTCGACGTGGCCATGTTCGACGTGCCGGACGAGGTCTCCGTGGCGTGGGCACCGGTCGCGGTGGCCCGGGGCGCGGTGGTGGTGGACAACTCCGGCGCGTACCGGATGGACCGGGACGTGCCGCTGGTCGTCCCGGAGATCAACCCGGAGCAGGTCCGCAACCGGCCCAAGGGGATCATCGCCAACGCCAACTGCACCACCCTGGCGATGATCGTGGCGATCGCCCCGCTGCACCGCGAGTACGGTCTCCGCGAGCTGGTGCTCGCGTCGTACCAGGCGGCGTCCGGGGCGGGGCAGGCGGGCGCGGACGCGCTGCACGCCCAGCTCGGCAAGGTCGCCGGTGACCGGGTGCTGGGCTCCCGGCCGGGCGACGTCCGGCAGGCGGTCGGCGACGAGCTGGGCCCGTTCCCGGCCCCGCTGGCGCTCAACGTGGTGCCGTGGGCCGGCTCGCTCGGCGACGGCGGCTGGTCGTCCGAGGAGCTGAAGATGCGCAACGAGTCGCGCAAGATCCTCGGGCTGCCCGATCTCAAGGTCTCCGCCACCTGCGTACGGGTGCCGGTGGTGACCGGCCACTCGGTGGCGGTGCACGCGGTCTTCTCCGCCGAGGTGGACGCCGAGGGCGCCCGCGAGGTGCTGCGCAACGCGCCCGGCGTGATCCTGGTCGACGACCCGGCGGCGGGCGAGTTCCCGATGCCGATCGACGCGGTCGGCACCGACCCCTCCTGGGTCGGCCGGATCCGCCGCGCGGTGGACGACCCGCGCGCCCTCGACCTCTTCGTCACCGGCGACAACCTCCGCAAGGGCGCCGCCCTCAACACGGCCCAGATCGCCGAACTCCTCGCCACCGACCTGACCCGCCCCTGA